From Brassica rapa cultivar Chiifu-401-42 chromosome A06, CAAS_Brap_v3.01, whole genome shotgun sequence:
gttcttatgcAGGATAGGAAACCCATCGCATACTTTAGTGAAAAACTTGGAGGAGCTACCTTGAATTACCCAACCTACGACCAGGAGCTTTATGCTTTGGTGAGAGCACTTCAAACTTGGCAGCACTACCTTTGGCCCAAGGAATTCGTCATTCATACCGACCATCAGTCCCTGAAACATTTGAAGGGACAACAGAAGCTTAACAAGCGCCATGCTCGTTGGGTTGaattcattgagacatttccatacgtgatcaagtataaacaaggtaaggaaaatgtTGTGGCCGATGCCTTGTCACGCAGGTATGTTCTCCTTTCAGCTCTTGAGACCAAACTTCTTGGATTTGAATTTATCAAAGAGATTTATGCATCTGATCCggatttcaaagaggttttcaAAAAGAGTTCCAAAACTGCTTATGGGAAGTATTATCAGGTTGCTGGTTTCTTGTTTTATGATAACCGCTTGTGTGTtccccaatgttctttgagggagttgtttgTCAGGGAAGCACACGGAGGTGGCttgatgggacactttggtgtgAAGAAAACCTACAAGGTTGTGTTCGATCATTTCTATTGGCCGGGTCTCATGAAAGATGTTGAGAGGATTTGCAGTCGATGTGTTGTGTGCAAAAAGTCTAAATCCAAAGTCTTGAACCAAGGTTTGTATACAGCTCTACCCATCCCTTCTCATCcatgggtagacatttctatggactttgtaCTTGGATTGCCGCGATCCAAGTCAGGTAAGGATTCCATCTTTGTTGTGGTTGATAGATTTTCAAAGATGTCTCATTTCATTGCATGCCATAAGACTGATGATGCTACTCACATTGCTGAACTGTTCTTTAGAGAAGTGGTTAggttgcatggaatgcctaagactATCGTTTCAGATAGagatgctaagttccttagctacttttggaaaactttgTGGTCTAAATTAGGCACTAAATTGATGttctctactacttgtcatcctcaaactgatggacaaactgagGTTGTGAACCGTTCACTATCTGCCTTGCTTAGGtctttgataaagaaaaacttgaaaactTGGGAAGAATGTTTGCCGCATGTggaatttgcttataaccattctATGCATTCAGCTACTCAGTTTTCACCTTTTGAGGTTGTGTATGGGTTTAATCCTCtttctccacttgatcttttacctcTTCCTTTGAGTGAACGTGTTAGCACagatggcaagaagaaggcGGACACAATAAAGAAGATGCATGAACGGGTCCGAGCTAACATCATGGCCAGAACAGAAAGGTACACTCGACAAGCCAACAAGAAACGTAAGGAGGTCGTTTTTGAAGAAGGAGATTTGGtttgggttcacttgaggaagGAACGTTTTCCGGAAGAAAGAAAATCTAAGCTCATGCCCCGTGTGGACGGACCATTTCAGATCATCAGAAAAATCAGTGACAATGCGTATCAATTGGATCTGAAAGGTAATTATGATATCTCTTCAAGCTTCAACGTTTCTGATTTATCTCCTTTTCTTGTAGATGTTCCGGATTTGTGGACAAATCCTCTTAAAGGAGGAGGGAATGATGCACCTCAGATCATGGAGCAGTCGTTGGACAAGTCCAACATGAAGATCAGAACAGTCCGAGATTTTCAACAGAGGTTCATCCGGACGACCGTACCGAACGCACTGACCgggccgtgtaccggatcgacccgcgtacGTCCGGAATGGAGCTTCGTTTGGATCCACGTCCAGACGATCGATCTGACCGTACTGAAGCTCGGCTACCCCGACCAACTCGTCAAGTTAGGAAGATCGATCAAGCCAAACTCTCATCCGAACGCACCGATTTCGAATCAGACCGCAGCTTCTCATTTCTGACCCGACTGGCTCTTACCGCGGGCACTGCCGAACGTACCGCCGAACGTTCTGAAAATCCGACTTACCAGTTTGATCCGATTCTTCAGTTTGATCATCTGAGCTTCTCAAggggaaggatacttaagctctctgaagatatTGGACACATTTGGAACACATCAGTTCATGAGTTTCCTTCATCCGATCATGCAGACCGTCCGGACCAtgtactgctccttaccgcgggacATGCATCCAGATTCATCGAATCTGGACAAGAGTAGGCAAAGGGTTCACTTTGGCCAGTCAACATAATTTTCTGTgtattgaccagatctggtctttgttatattttctatgTCTTATTTTCACACAAAatgatttatttcattttgacTAAAACTTGTATAAGTACTCCATCATTTCTGAATAAAGATTATCGATTTTTCCCTTCAAAACTTCTTAAGTTTTCTCTCTTTGTTCATTGCaaagaacttgttcttagtttacTTTGGTGTGGTTAGCATCCGAGCAAACACCTTGTCTAATCGGACCGGTGAGTCACATCCGGCGATCTAGTCAAGTCAGTCTCCACAACGGACCTGTGAGTCACATCAGGCGTTGTTCAGACTTGGAAATATCGAAGGCCTTCCGCATCCTTCGTGAGATCCCTCGATCCATCACTTCTCCATCCGGAGATCCTATCAAATACCGTACCGGCTGAGTGTTCCGATCTAAGGGTCTATCACACCACCCCAAAgttaaaaatgcatttttgcacGGAAATCTCGAGGAAACTGTGTATATGCATCAGCCCCCAGGAATGGCAGACACCTCCCACCCACATCACGTTTGGAGACTTGACAAGGCCCTATACGGCCTTAAACAAGCACCTCGTGCTTGGAACTCACGGTTCTCCACATTCGTAGAGAAACTCAGCTTTGTAAAGAACTCCAGCGACACCTCCCTCTACGTCTACGACAAAAGACCTGATCGAGCCTATATCCTTTTGTACGTTGATGACATTCTTCTCACCGCTTCCTCTCCTCACTTGCGTCAGACGCTGATTTCGTTACTCAAACAAGAGTTTGAAATGTCTGATGAAGGAAAGCTCTCATACTTCCTTGGCATCAAGGCCTCGAATGACTTCAAAGGCCTGTTATTGAGCCAAACAGCCTATGCAGAAGATCTTCTCCTCCGTGCCAGTATGCAGAATTGCAACCCAGTCTCTACTCCAGTGGATCTCAAATCAAAACTCTCTGCTGAAGATGGAGATAAAGTTGAAAATCCAACTTTTTACAGAAGCATTGCAGGTGCTCTCCAATACCTCACGCTTACACGTCCAGATATTCAGTATGCATTGCACCAGTTGTGCTTGTACATGCACGATCCTTGACTACCTCACCTCCATGCGATGAAACGCATCATCCGTTACCTCAAAGGAACACTAAGCCACGGCCTGCGCTTGAACAAGTCATCCTCAAATGCTTTAACAGCATATACCGATGCAGATTGGACTGGCTGTCCCGACACAAGACATTCGACATCAGGCTACTGCGTCTACATGGGTGATAACCTAATATCTTGGTCCTCAAAACGCCAACCTACAGTCTCCCGCTCCAGTTCGGAGGCAGAGTACAAAGGAGTGGCAAACGTTGTGGCTGAAACTTGTTGGATAAGGAACCTCATGCTGGAACTTAAAATCCTGATTACTTCTGCAACATTGGTCTACTGTGACAACGTAAGTGCGGTTTACTTGTCTACCAACGCAGTCAAGCATCAAAAAACCAAACACATCGAAATTGATATTCATTTCTTTCGTGAAAAAGTTGCTATGGGTCAGGTCTGAGTTCTACATGTTCCTTCCTCCTCTCAATATGCAGACATCTTCACGAAAGGATTGCCATCTTCCCTATTCGATGAATTCAAAGCCAGTCTATCCGTCCAAGCACCCAACGATTAGACTGAGAGAGGGTGAAAGAATATGTCCCTATATTCTTGGAATAGTCTAACGTATTATCTTAGTATCCTTGTAAAGTGTAACAAACACAACCACCTCTATGTATTTAAACATTGTATCTACCATAATGAATGATAAGGAAATTATATCTGATTACAGCATATtgtgttttatataaatattgcaTCCATATATACGTGTTCGTGCTGATGACGTAAATCTATGATTTAAACCCAAAAAGATTTAATCCAAAATGTATTTCATGGTTAACTTCTTAGGAAAAATATATTCTTActatttttttacctttttctaCTAAAAATGGATTCTTGTTGATATAGTTATTTGAATCTCAATCTTTTTTTCACGATGACCACAATATAAACAGATTCTTAATTAGAATCTTATAAACAGAGGCACTGAACCTTATTGAAATTAGTTAGTGCATATGTGTGAAACCGATTTTTTGTCAAAGAGCATGTGTGAAACCATAGCTTAGTTGACTTCGCTTGTACGTGATCTTGTGTCAATCGAGCCAGAATGACTAAAATCATTGGCTTTTCtatatttgtgttatttttgCTTTTTCCTAAAAAAGTTTCTGTCCACTATAATATATGTcaacaagaaaaataagataatagaaacaaaaagagaaagaaacaagATAATGTTGTCAACGTAGACAACTTTCTGTTTGAAGTTGCATTATATTTCCTATTTGTATtgcataataaaattaataaacaatcaaatttcttatggaatagtaaaaaaaaaaaaatcactactCTGAATTTGAGCCTTACAAACATACGTTCATGACAAATAAGTTGTGTGGTCTGTTACATAACGCGTAATGtgtaatagtatatattaattttcttggATATTATACTGTATTTATTCAGACTTCAAGTATAAATAAATGAACTGACAAAGGGTAGGTCAGGCGCAGTTGACCTTCTTTGCCAAGAGTCAATTACCTAAGACGACACAACATACATGCATGAATGTTATTCTCAAACTAATTTCGTACTTCTTAATTCAACTTATAATAGAATATATGTTACTACAGGCTTTTATTCATTGAATTTTTACTGTGTGAGAAACATACATTCATAATGGGTCATTAAAATGATATAATTTGGTTGagaaacaaaaaatgatatattataCTACTAACATCATACGTGACACCAaatgttagcaaaaaaaaaaaaaaaaaaaaacatcatacgTGACACATACCTGATATAATTtccaattaatttatttaacttAATTGTTAGATTCAATAGAAAGTATAGGTTTATTTGTGGGGGCTGGGAGCCACCAACGTAGAAATTAAGTTAGGATGTTAGTCTCCAATCAGCAAAAGGGGGAGGCTTATGTAAATTCGTTATCAACTATACCGTGAGTAGtaacaaaaaaatactataCCGTGAGTATTGTTATGAAGTAATTAGGGAGTGTTGCAACTTTGTAAGTACAATCTATTTTCTCGACGGCATAATTTTCTTTAGACAGACCAGTATTTACGACATCAATTGCAATATAGTAACTGAGTGTAGAGGGTAAATTCGACCATCCCTCAAGACCCGAAGAATAGACGGTCCGGCCCACATAAGATAAAGTAACGGTTCGGCGCGGCAGTTCGAAGGGCCGATCTCTCGGCGTAACATAAGGGAGCTTTCATTCAGCTTCTCGACTAAGCGCCCCAATGAAACGACTCCTCGAGATAGTGTGGGCTTCTTGGCTCAACGAGTTAAAAGCCCACAAAGATGACGCAAACTAGATCAAGAGAGAGAGTGAAGTCAGCTATAAAAGGGAAAGAAGATGCAACGTAAGGGGGATCCGAAATCATTGATACACACTTGGCAGCTAGATTAGGGTTTTTACCTTTGTTGTCTCGTCTTGTTGTATCTCTCCGGCAAAGCCTTTCAGGCTCCGGTACCTTTCCTTTCACGCATTTCCTTTCCTTGTAACTGACGAAACACTCATCCGACCATTAATAAGACGTCTTTGCTTAAACCCACTTCTAAAACCGAACGTTCTCTCGTTCTGTACCGTTTCCCGATCAAACACTGAgctatatatgtgtgtgttaaACAACTAGAAGTGTGACAATGGTTGTGGATCCAGAGTTGAGAGTCCATGCCATAGTCTTTCAAGTTTCAACCAAGCAGTAAAGTCAATGGCATATGCATAAATCTTGTCATTTTGATACACCATATTAGATTCTGTTCTGTCTTTCTGTcgatttaaaatgatattgttTGTAGATATGAAACAATTAGGTTGTGTTGGTTTATAAAATAATCTTGTACGGTCCGTTCTTATCATCTTCCGAAGAGACTACCACGAGGACATCACCTTTCATTTTGTATAAATTTATTTCACCGCTACTTATCTATTTCTCAATTCAAGGCCTACACTAAACAGTTAATAAGCCAACCAATTACTAATTGAACAAATGTTTTCTTGGTTTACTTGttcaagtttatttttattttaacgtGTTGTGGTTTAAAAATGATATGAAccatttttagcaaaaaaaaatgttatgaaGCATCAGTTAAAAGTGACCATCCATTGGTTTTGCAGTTTATCGAGTTTGAAggtttataaatctataaatataaagaaatattCGCCTCTCTTccgtgaagccacgtcatcaattcgtgcgttctgggagtgacatgtgtcccattttatatttagggccaaaataaatgaatgcagttaagggtaattgaacccatcacctctagcactggtaatttctcttagaaccactaggctaaagtcactttttataaatatgtggctgcgaaaatacttattatcgtgtcagctggaagcccatgcttcttctgcttgtggccaggacCGACACTGAACTAACGTCAAGATGAaaatcgtgaagttaaaaactttgctccaaacagttttgcaatgtttctaacctttataacttgatgcatataatatatatcaaaatacatttgttgtacacgcttttattaattttgcttttaaaagaatgtatttacagttataaatgttttgtgtcagtgaagtaatggttgaaaaatctctatgcatatgtcattttaaaataacacccaacttctatatatagtcaatatatatgtccatgttatattctagactaaatattttctcttttaaaaatatagaaaacaatttttttagtctacaagcaaatgttgtagagaaagtatgcattatacaaaataatatatatttaaaatccatacacaaaaacataaaggTTGTTATatgcctctttctgacacatgcacactccactatgaataagaattaaaaaaaacaatattgtcatcaaactttatcacaaatccacatttgtacatctataattatgagttggacaattagttaatttgatacaataccaaagcaaaaataatcgaaaaacaactataccaccatatactaataagtaagacataacagataaccaaattcttgaatcttaaaacaaatttcaactcgaacatttagtgaatatcaaattaactaatatcccgcccgtagggcgggcagACCCTagtctttttataaaaatatgcaTCTTGAATGATATGTAGCAAATTATAGATCTTAAATTAACATGGATACACAAAGAAATTAGCAAAATTAACAACACACGCATCTATACTTTTCTTAAAGAAGCCAAAGAACACACAAACTATGTTACAAGAGAGACACACAACATATTAGGGGAAAATACTACTTTAACTTGTTATAGTTTACGATCCAAATAGTTTCTAAGGTACTTCACAAAACATCACTTGAAGTTGAAGGCTACCGGAGAGTGGACTGTAGCCGCTTGATACGCGGTGGCTCTACTATCTGCTTGGAGTTGAAAGAAGGTCGAGATGGAAGAAGAGCCTCCAAGATCATTTTCTTCACTAATTTCCTCTCTTTTGGGATAACACTCCCTTGTTTCGGCCCAAACCGTCGTCGCCGCCACTCTCCATCTTCTACCGCCACCGCTTTTTCTACCGAGCTCATCGCACTTTACTTATCTGTGAATTCTTCTCTCTTGTCGTCTTAGTGAACACTTACACTCCCCAATTTATCAGTCCATGAGCCTTATCTTACACGCtaataatatgtatattttaatatgtaaatgTTCTTATTTCGTGAATCTTGTTCTTATTTTTTCCCACGTGGCCTCGTTCATTAATTTAGAACCAATTATGCTGCAGTTAAGGATTTAACTAATCGAGATACTGATTAAAGCCACTTCTTCTTTTCCAAGTTAGGCACGATATAGATTGGCCGCACTCTCCTTTATCTACCTTTACCTATTATTGGTCGTTTGAATAATTTATGAGACAGTTGCATCCTAATAATACATTTAATACCACCACATGAACCATGAGCCCAAATTAAGTATAGGATTCGTTATGAAACAAATTTTATAACAATTTCAGATCAGACTTTATCTGATATCTCTGATCAAAAGATAATATACCGATGaaagaaaatagaaatatttatgTTGTTACTTGATACGACGTTAATTAGTATTATggggaaaaaaagagagattatCAGAATGGTCCAACATAGCTTCTTATTTTGCGCGgatttgttttcacttttctatacataaattattatttttaaacattagtggtatatatttttaaagttaatcatatacttaaatgtttatataattattttaaatacaataattttataatttacatgttataattaatcaattgtttaaaaccgtatgtattttcatttattattatatatttatcttattgaatttgcatttagttattaagaaaattaatatattcatgagaaaacatatttgaaaattattttgtatttaatttatgttaaattttgACCCGTGTTTCaaagttgtatttttttttactaatatttttacgcttattcattttagataatatattattgtatatacaaaagtctaagatatgttaatttttagacatgatTATatggtttgttaattttaagctgttctatcatcatattatattttttaaattaaataatttatatttataaaaataaatttataaatttatcaattgaatatacttttatcatatttatttaagtataataattgtattttaacatgatcatgactataaagtagataaaataagatataatttatttattttcattttataaacggtaacttaaaatacactaaattattgttaaaaatatttttatacaaatttattagaatttttaaaatataatatatatatattatatttaaaatgaaaatatattatgattaaagtagttacaaagattctatattataagctttaaagaaatacatgttaatttttatacatgtattatatagtttgctaatgttaacccatcttatcaacgtatttgattttatttttgaacataaatattttatacttacgaaataaaatatataaaatttataaatttaatacaattttattatatttagctcaatataataattttcttttaatatgattgattatgattatataatatataaa
This genomic window contains:
- the LOC108872307 gene encoding uncharacterized protein LOC108872307, with product MSSVEKAVAVEDGEWRRRRFGPKQGSVIPKERKLVKKMILEALLPSRPSFNSKQIVEPPRIKRLQSTLR
- the LOC108872212 gene encoding uncharacterized protein LOC108872212 codes for the protein MKRIIRYLKGTLSHGLRLNKSSSNALTAYTDADWTGCPDTRHSTSGYCVYMGDNLISWSSKRQPTVSRSSSEAEYKGVANVVAETCWIRNLMLELKILITSATLVYCDNVSAVYLSTNAVKHQKTKHIEIDIHFFREKVAMGQV